GCCCGCCCGGTACGGCGACGGAACCCGAGGCGGTACGCGAGGGCCGTACCGGAGCGGCAGACGGGCGGACCAGGGTCACCACCCCGCCCTCCAGGAGGAAGCCGCGCGGCTCCAGCGGGAACACCCGGTGCTTGCCGAAGCGGTCCTCCAGGGTCACCGTGCCCGCCTCGCAGCGGATCACCGCGCCGCAGAAGCCGGTGCCGGGCTCCTCGACCACCAGGCCGGGGTCCGCGGGGACCTCGGGCACGGCCCGGGGCTTCTTCCACGGCGGGGTCATGTCCGGAGAGTACTGGCGCATTCGGATGACGATAGGAGAAGCGCGGCCCTGACGTCGTACGACTCCTACGACACGCCGAAACGGGCCGCCAGCGCGTCCCGCTGGGCGTGGACAAACGCCGCATTCACCGCGGCCCCGTGCCCCGGCACGTACACCGCGTTCTCCCCTCCCAGATCGAGCAGCCGGTCCAGGGCGACCGGCCAGTGGGAGGGAACGGCGTCCGGACCCGCCTGCGGTTCGCCCGACTCCTCCACGAGGTCACCGCAGAAGACGACCTCGGGAGAGTCCGGTGTGCCGGAGACCAGGATCGCCAGGTCGTGGGCCGTGTGGGCCGGGCCCACGTTCGCCAGCAGGACCTGGACACCGCCGCCGAGGTCGAGGGTCCACTCGCCGCACACCAAGTGGCGGGGGCGCACCAGGAGGTCCGCGGCCTCCGCCGCGTCCCGCGGGTCCAGACCGTTGCGTACGGCGTCCGCGCGCAGCGCCTCGCGCTCGCGCTCGTACGCGAGGACCGCGTCCAGACCGACCGCCCCGAACACCTCCACCCCCGCGAACGCCGCGGCGCCGAAGACATGGTCGAAGTGCGGGTGCGTGAGTGCGAGGTGCGTCACGCGGCGGCCGCCGCCGAGGAGCCGTCGTGTCTCGGTCCTGAGGCGCGCGCCCTCCGCCAGGCTCGACCCCGCGTCGATCATCAGGGCCGCGCCTTCGCCCACCACGAGCCCGGCCGTGCAGTCCCACACCGGAAGCCGTCGCCGCCCGACCCGGGGTGCCAGCATTTCCCACCCCAGCTCTTCCCAAGTCACGCTCATACGCCGACGCTAGCCGTGACAGGGTGCGGGGAACGACTTCGCAGGCCCGCCCTTGCCGGGGCCATACCTCACCGCCGTACACTGGCCGGGAAACGCTGGCACTCGCGTGCGCTGAGTGCCAGGCCGGCAGTCCACGGGGACCACGGGAAGACATCTGGAGGTGTGCGCGATGCTCAGTGAACGCAGGCTCGAAGTGCTGCGCGCCATCGTCCAGGACTACGTGGGCACCGAGGAGCCGGTCGGTTCCAAGGCGCTCACCGAGCGGCACCGGCTCGGCGTCTCCCCGGCGACCGTCCGCAACGACATGGCCGCGCTGGAGGACGAGGGCTACATCGCCCAGCCGCACACCAGCGCCGGGCGCATCCCCACCGACAAGGGCTACCGGCTCTTCGTCGACAAGCTCGCGGGCGTCAAGCCGATGACGGCGCCGGAGCGGCGGGCCATTCAGAACTTCCTCGACGGCGCCGTCGACCTCGATGACGTCGTGGCGCGGACCGTACGGCTGCTCGCGCAGCTCACGCGGCAGGTCGCCGTCGTGCAGTACCCCTCGCTGACGCGCTCGACCGTGCGGCACGTGGAGCTGCTGTCGCTGGCCCCCGCGCGCCTGATGCTGGTGCTGATCACGGACACCGGCCGGGTCGAGCAGCGCATGATCGACTGCCCGGCGCCGTTCGGCGAGACGTCGCTCGCGGATCTGCGGGCCCGGCTCAACAGCAGGATCACCGGCCGCCGCTTCACGGACGTCCCGCAGCTGGTGCAGGATCTGCCGGACAGTTTCGATGCGGAGGACCGGGGTACGGTCGCGACGGTGCTCTCCACCCTGCTGGAGACACTCGTCGAGGAGACCGAGGAGCGGCTGATGATCGGCGGCACCGCCAATCTCACCCGTTTCGGACATGACTTCCCTCTCACCATCCGTCCGGTGCTCGAAGCCCTCGAAGAGCAGGTCGTGCTCCTCAAGTTGCTTGGCGAGGCCGGGGATTCGGGCATGACGGTAAAGATCGGTCATGAGAACGCGTATGAGGGACTCAACTCCACGTCCGTGGTCTCGGTCGGCTACGGTTCGGGCGGCGAGGCAGTAGCCAAACTCGGCGTGGTCGGACCGACCCGCATGGATTACCCGGGAACGATGGGAGCGGTACGAGCGGTGGCACGGTACGTCGGACAGATCCTGGCGGAGTCCTAAGTGGCCACGGACTACTACGCCGTACTCGGCGTGCGCCGCGACGCATCCCAGGACGAGATCAAGAAGGCGTTCCGGAGGCTCGCGCGCGAGCTGCACCCGGACGTCAATCCCGATCCGAAGACGCAGGAGCGGTTCAAGGAGATCAACGCCGCGTACGAGGTGTTGTCGGACCCGCAGAAGAAGCAGGTCTACGACCTCGGCGGCGACCCGCTGTCCCAGTCGGGCGGCGCGGGAGCGGGCGCGGGCGGCTTCGGCGCCGGCGGCTTCGGGAACTTCTCGGACATCATGGACGCCTTCTTCGGTACGGCGTCGCAGCGCGGCCCCCGGTCGCGTACGCGGCGTGGCCAGGACGCCATGATCAGGCTCGAGATCGACCTGGACGAGGCGGCCTTCGGCACCACGAAGGACATCCAGGTCGACACGGCCGTCGTCTGCAACAGCTGCAACGGCGAGGGTGCGGCGCCGGGGACCTCCGCGCAGACCTGTGACATGTGCCGCGGCCGCGGTGAGGTGTCCCAGGTCACCCGGTCCTTCCTCGGTCAGGTCATGACCTCGCGGCCCTGTCCGCAGTGCCAGGGCTTCGGGACCGTGGTCCCGACTCCGTGCCCCGAGTGCGCGGGCGACGGCCGGGTCCGGTCGCGTCGCACGCTGACGGTCAAGATCCCGGCCGGTGTCGACAACGGCACGCGGATCCAGCTCGCGGGTGAGGGCGAGGTCGGGCCCGGTGGCGGTCCCGCCGGTGACCTCTACGTCGAGATCCATGAGCTGCCGCACGCCGTGTTCCAGCGGCGCGGGGACGATCTGCACTGCACGGTCACCATTCCGATGACCGCGGCGACGCTGGGTACCAAGGTGCCGCTGGAGACGCTCGACGGGCTGGAGGAGGTCGACATCCGGCCCGGTACGCAGTCCGGGCAGTCGATTCCGCTGCACGGGCGCGGTGTCACGCACCTGCGGGGCGGTGGCCGCGGTGACCTCATCGTGCATGTCGAGGTCATGACGCCGACCAAGCTCGATCCCGAGCAGGAGCGGTTGCTGCGGGAGCTGGCGAAGCTGCGGGGCGAGGAGCGGCCCACCGGGCAGTTCCAGCCGGGGCAGCAGGGGCTGTTCTCGCGGCTGAAGGATGCGTTCAACGGTCGCTGACGAGGCACTGAGGGGGCGCTGGGGAGGGTTTTCCGCCCCCTCCGTCGCTGCCCGTCCCGTACCTGGGGGCTCCGCCCCCAGACCCCCTCATCGCGCTTCGCGCTCGTCCTCAAACGCCGGACGGGCTGGTGCCAGGGTGGATTCGGTCCTGTGCGGAGGACGTGACAACATGCCGTCATGTCCTCCGCACTGACCGATCTCTTCCCCTACCCGATCGTGCAGGCCCCCATGGCGGGCGGCGTCTCCGTGCCGCGGCTCGCGGCGGCCGTGTCCGAGGCCGGTGGGCTCGGTTTCCTCGCTGCCGGGTACAAGACCGCCGACGGCATGTACCAGGAGATCAAGCAGGTGCGGGGGCTGACGGGCCGCCCCTTCGGGGTCAATGTGTTCATGCCGCAGCCCGAGTTCGCGGACGCCGCGACCGTCCAGGTGTACGCCAGCCAGCTCGCCGGTGAGGCCGCCTGGTACGAGACCGAGCTCGGCGACCCCGACAGCGGCCGGGACGACGGATACGACGCCAAGCTCGCCGTCCTCCTCGACAACCCGGTGCCGGTGGTCTCCTTCCACTTCGGCGTCCCCACCCGGGACGTCCTGCTCTCGCTGCGTCGCGCGGGCACCTTCACCCTCGTCACCGCGACCACCGCCGAGGAGGCCCTCGCCGTGGAGCGGGCGGGCGCCGACGCGGTCATCGCGCAGGGCGTCGAGGCGGGCGGCCACCAGGGCACCCACCGCGACAACCCGGAGACGGACGGCACCGGCATCGGACTGCTCTCGCTGATCGCACAGGTCCGCGAGACCGTGCAGATCCCGATCGTCGCCGCCGGCGGCATCATGCGCGGCAGCCAGATCGCCGCGGCCCTCGCCGCGGGCGCGAACGCCGCCCAGCTCGGCACCGCTTTCCTCGCCACCCCCGAGTCCGGCGCCAACGCCGTGCACAAGCAGGCGCTGACCAACCCCCTCTTCGTCCGTACGGAGCTGACGCGCGCGTTCTCCGGCCGCCCGGCGCGCGGATTGGTCAACCGCTTCCTGCGCGAGCACGGCCCGTACGCGCCCGCCGCGTACCCCGAGATCCACCACCTCACCTCCCCGCTGCGCAAGGCGGCCGCCGCGGCGGGCGACGCGCAGGGCATGGCGCTGTGGGCCGGGCAGGGCCACCGCATGGCGCGCGAACTGCCCGCGGGGCAGCTGGTTGAGGTACTGAACACCGAACTCCTCGCCGCACGGACGGCGTTGACGACAGCGTTGTCAGAGACCCCGGGACAGGACGGGGGTGCGGTCCGATGACGGCACCGGTGTTCGTGGCCGAACACTTCAACGCGGGCGCCGGCGCACGCTACGTCCTCGACGGCCCCGAGGGGCGGCACGCCGTCTCCGTGAAGCGGCTGCGGCCCGGGGAGAGTGTCGTCCTCACGGACGGCGCGGGGCGCTGGGCCGAGTGCGAGGTGGTCGGCACCGAGGGCAAGGACCGGCTGATCGTCGACGTGCACGCGGTGTCGGAGGAGCCGGAGGAGTCCCCCCGTATCACCGTCGTCCAGGCCCTGCCCAAGGGCGACCGGGGCGAACTCGCCGTCGAGACGATGACCGAGACCGGCGTCGACGCGATCGTCCCCTGGGCCGCCTCCCGCTGCATCACGCAGTGGAAGGGCGAGCGGGGCCTGAAGGCGCTCGCCAAGTGGCGGGCCACGGCGCGGGAAGCCGGCAAGCAGTCCCGTCGGGTCCGCTTCCCGGAGATCGCGGACGCGATGACGACCAAGCAGGTTGCCGCACTTCTCGCCACAGCGGACCTCGCGGCGGTGCTGCACGAGGACACGGAGCTGGGGACCGAGCCGTTCGCGACGGCCGAACTCCCCGCGTCCGGGGAGATTGTCCTGGTGGTCGGCCCAGAGGGCGGGATCTCCCCCGAGGAGGTTCGGCTGTTCACCGAAGCGGGCGCGCGGACGTTCCACCTGGGGCGCACGGTGCTGCGTACGTCGACCGCCGGGACCGTGGCGACGGCGCTGCTGCTGGCCCGTACCGGCCGCTGGTACTGACGGGGAATCGCCGTGGAACTCGCCCAAGTACGGCTGCTCGTCTCGGACTTCGCCGCGTGCTACCGCTTCTACGGCGAAGTCCTGGGCCTCAAGCCCCAGTCGGGGGCGACCGAGGGGCCGTACGAGAAGTTCAGCCCCGCCGCCGGCTCGGCGGGCATCGCCCTGCAGGACCGGGCGGCGATGGCCGAAGTCCTGGGTGAACTGGGTGAGTCGGCGACCGGGCACCGCTCCCTGGTGGTGCTGCGGGTGGACGACCTGGACGCGTACTGCGAGCAGATCACCTCGCGTGGCGCGACCGTGCTGCACGGCCCGGTGCTCCTGACCGACCGCATGCGGGTCGCCCACCTCAAGGACCCGGAGGGGAACCTGGTGGAACTCCAGCAGTGGCTGCTGCTGAGCGGCTGACGACGACCGCCCGGAACAGCTCCCAGCCGTCCAGCTCCCCAGCGCCCGTCAGCAGTCCGCGGCGCCCGGCCTCGTCGACCAGGGCGCGTACGACGCCGGGTTCACGCAGGTTGAGCAGGTTGCCGCGGCCGTCCGCCAGGCAGCCCTCCATCCAATAGCCGCCTTCGGACGTGTACCGGCCCGAGCCCGCCTCGCCCGCGTGGAAGACGAAACGCGTGCGGGTGCCGTCGCGGTACAGCGTGAGGGCGTCACGCCAGACGCCGTCGCGGCCGCGCTTCTGGCGGTAGCTCCAGAAGTAGGTCGTCTGCTCGTCCACGACGAGCCTGCGCAGCCTGCGGTCGTTGCCCACCACGCCAGGCTATGCGGCGGGACACCTCCTGGTCTCCGGGTTTTCCGCGGGCAGGAGTTGGATGTCCTCGCGGCGCCGGAGGTCCGGCTGCCAGGTCCGCCGCCGGGTCGGAGCCCTGAGGGGCGTCGTCGGAGGGGCGCGGTGCGGGCAGGAGCCGGGGGGTGTTCCGGCGGGGGCGGATCCGCGAGTGGGGCAACGGGCCTCCGGGGCATGCTCAGTTGGGCGAGGGACTCGATTGTGGCGGGTGAGCCGAGGAGTGGCCGTATACGCCCTATCGCGTCGCCCGGGACAGTGGCAGGATGCCCTCCATGGGGGCATTGAAGTGGGTTTGGGGCCGTCCGCGGACACAGCGGACGGCAGCCGTGGCCGGCCTTGCGGTGGTCGTCGTGGGCGGAGTCGTCGCCTGTGATCCGAACGGGCTGAGTTCCGCCACGGTCGCCTACACGACCGACCAGACCGCGACCAAGGAACTCGAACGGCAGCACGCGAACGTGCGCTGGCTCAGCTGCACGGCGTCCTACGACGGGGACAACAAGGCCTATACGCCGGGCAAGACGCACTCGCCGACCGAGAACACCGTCGCCTCCGTCGACTGCCAGGGAGAGACCGACGACGGGCAGGACATCACCGTCAAGGGCAAGGTCACCCGCGCCGTCGACGGCGCGTGCGTGCGCGGGGACCTCGTCGCCACGGTCGGCGGCAAGGAGTGGTTCCACGTGAACGGCCTGGGCAACTGCGAATCCACGAACACCCCCACCCCGCCGATCTCGTACCAGCCCACGAACGGACAGCCCGACCCCACCGTCACCGTCACCGTGACGAAGACGATGTGGTGCAAGGGCGATCCCACGTGCTGGCCGTCCCAGGGCAAGTGACTCAGAGCAAGTGACCCGCAGGGCACAAGGGGCCGGGGGCAAGACGCCCGGGGCAGACGACCGGCCCGGCCGGACCCGGATCAAGTGATCGAAACCCCTGTCGGCGGGCGCTTTCGCTGCTTAGGGTGATCGGGTGACAGAGTCCGCACCCTCCGCGTACCTCCGGTTTCCGCATCTGCACGGCGAGTTGGTCGTCTTCACCGCCGAGGACGACGTCTGGGCCGCCCCGCTCGACGGCGGCGGCCGGGCCTGGCGGATCAGCGCCGACAACACCCCGGTGAACCATCCGCGCATCTCCCCGGACGGCATGACCGTCGCCTGGACGTCGACGCGAGACGGGGCGCCCGAGGTGCACGCCGCCTCCCTGGAGGGCGGACCGTCCCAGCGGCTGACGTACTGGGGCAGTGCGAAGACCCAGGTGCGCGGCTGGACCCCGGACGGGCAGGTCCTCGCGCTCAGCGCCCAGGGGCAGGCGAGCCTCAGGCGAAGCTGGGCGCGGGCCGTCCCGCTCGACGGCGGTCCCGCGACGACCCTTCCGTACGGTCCTGTCGGCGACGTCGCCCACGGCGGCCCCGGTGTCGTCCTGCTGTCCGCTCCCATGGGGCGCGAGGCCGCGTGGTGGAAGCGGTACCGCGGCGGTACGGCGGGGAAGCTGTGGATCGACAGGGGCGTCCGCGACGGGGAAGGCGCCGGGGAGTTCGTACGGCTGCATGAAGAGCTCGACGGGAACCTCGAATACCCTGTGTGGGTGGGGGAGCGCATCGCCTTCCTGTCGGATCACGAGGGCGTCGGCGCGCTCTACTCCTCCCTCGCCGACGGGTCGGACCTGCGTCGGCACACGCCGGGTGGGGGCACCTCCCGCTCATGGGGGTCTCCCCGCTCGAGCGAAGCCGAGAGTGGGGGAGAAGCCGAGAGTGGGGGAGGTTTCTACGCCCGGCACGCGGCGAGCGACGGCACGCGGGTCGTGTACGCGTCCGCAGGCGAACTGTGGCTCCTCGACGACCTGGAGGGCGCCGAGCCGCGCCGGCTGGACCTCCGGCTCGGCGGGCAGCGCGTCGACCAGCAGCCGCACCCGGTGAACGCGTCGCGCTGGTTCTCGGCCGGCGTGCCCGACCACACCGGACGCGGCAGCGCGCTCTCCGTGCGCGGCGCCGTCCACTGGGTCACCCACCGTTCGGGCCCGGCCCGCGCCCTCGCCGCCGAGCCCGGCGTACGCGCCCGGCTGCCCCGCACCTTCCGCGCCGACGGCGAGGAGCACGTGGTGTGGGTGACCGACGCCGAGGGCGACGACGCCCTCGAGTTCGCCCCGGCCACGGGCGTCGCCCCCGGAGCGACCCCGCGCAGGCTCGCCGCCGGGCAGCTCGGACGGGTACTCGGCCTCGCCATGGCGCCCGACGGCAGCCGCGCCGCCGTCGCCTCGCACGACGGACGCGTGCTGCTCGTCGAGCGGGAGAGCGGCGAGGTGCGCGAGGTCGACCGCAGCGAGGACGGGGAGATCACCGGCCTCGTCTTCTCGCCCGACTCGGCGTGGCTGGCCTGGTCGCACCCCGGGCCGCGCCCGCTGCGCCAGCTCAAGCTGGCCAACACCACCGACCTCTCGGTGACCGAGGCGACCCCGCTCCGGTTCCGGGACTATGCGCCCGCGTTCACGCTCGACGGCAAGCACCTCGCCTTCCTGTCGGCGCGCTCCTTCGACCCCGTCTACGACGAGCACGTCTTCGACCTGGCGTTCGTGGGCGGCTCCCGGCCGTACCTGATCACGCTGGCCGCGACCACGCCGTCCCCCTTCGGGCCGCAGCGGCACGGCCGCCCCTTCGAGGCGCCCGACAAGGACGAGACGCCCGACAGCGAGGGCGCGCCCGCGACCCGGATCGACCTGGACGGGCTCGCCGACCGCATCGTGCCGTTCCCCGTCGAGGCCGCCCGCTACTCGACGCTGCGGGCCGCCAAGGACGGGGTGCTGTGGCTGCGCCACCCGGTGCGCGGCGTGCTCGGCGCCTCCCGTGCCACGCCCGACGACCCGGACCCGAAGACCGAGCTGGAGCGCTACGACCTCGTCCAGCAGCGCATCGAGTATCTCGCCGCCGACGCCGACCACTTCGCCGTCAGCGGCGACGGCAAGCGGGTGCTGCTGTGGGCCGACGGCAAGCTCAAGGTCGTCCCCAGCGACCGGCGCGCCTCGAACGACGACGAGAGCGACACGAACATCACCGTCGACCTCTCACGCGTACAGCGGACCGTCGACCCGGTCGCCGAGTGGCGGCAGATGTACGAGGAGACGGGCCGCCTCATGCGGGACAACTTCTGGCGGCCCGACCTGGGCGGCGTCGACTGGGACGCGGTCCTGGACAGATACCGGCCGGTCCTGGAACGGGTCGCCACCCACGACGACCTCGTGGACCTGTTGTGGGAGGTGCAGGGCGAACTCGGCACCTCGCACGCGTACGTCACTCCGCGCGGCGGATGGGGCGGCGGCGACCGGGAGCAGGGGCTGCTCGGCGCGGACATCTCCCGTCACGCGGACGGGAGTTGGCGCATCGACCGGATCCTCCCGTCGGAGACCTCCGACCCTCAGGCGCGGGCGCCGCTCGCCGCGCCCGGGGTCGCGGTGCGCGCCGGGGACGCGATCGTCGCGGTCGGGGGGCAGCCGGTCGACCCGGTGGCCGGGCCCGGGCCGCTGCTCGTCGGCACCGCGGGCAAGCCGGTCGAGCTGACCATCTCGCCGTCCGGCGGCGGGGATCCACGGCACGCGGTCGTGGTGCCCCTCGCGGACGAGGAGCCGCTGCGGTACCACGCGTGGGTGGCGGACCGGCGCGCCTACGTCCACGAGCGGTCCGGGGGCCGCCTCGGGTATCTGCACGTGCCCGACATGGTGGGCTCCGGGTGGGCCCAGCTCCATCGCGACCTGCGTGTCGAGGTGGCCCGGGAGGGGCTGGTCGTGGACGTCCGCGAGAACCGCGGCGGCCACACCTCCCAGCTGGTCGTCGAGAAGCTGGCGCGCCGGATCGTGGGCTGGGACGTTCCGCGCGGGGTACGGCCGTACAGCTATCCGGAGGACGCGCCGCGCGGTCCCGTCGTCGCCGTCGCCAACGAGTTCTCCGGCTCGGACGGGGACATCGTCAACGCGGCGATCAAGGCGCTCGGCATCGGTCCCGTGGTGGGTACGCGGACCTGGGGCGGTGTCATCGGCATCGACAGCCGCTACCGGCTCGTCGACGGCACGCTCGTCACCCAGCCCAAGTACGCGTTCTGGTTGGAGGGGTACGAGTGGTCGGTGGAGAACCACGGCGTCGACCCCGACGTCGAGGTCGTCCAGACCCCGCAGGACTACGCCGCCGGGCGTGACCCCCAGCTCGACGAGGCGATCCGGATCGCACTGGCGGCGCTGTCGGAGAACCCGGCGAAGGCTGCGCCCGCCTTGCCGCCGCTTTGATCTTCGCCGCCGCTTTGATCTTTGGTGCCGCGCCGTTGTGGCTTGGGTGATCCGCCGCTTCGCGGCGGATGTTCCCCGCCCGCCCGCCCTTTTGGGCGGGCGCGGAGCCGCACACAGGGCAGGCGGCTGGGCCGATACGATGCCGACGTAATGATCGGCTGGCGTGAGGAGGCACACGCATGGCGGGAGAGCCGCAGGACGACTGCCTGTTCTGCAAGATCGTCGCGGGGCATATTCCGGCGACCGTGGTCCGGGAGACGGACACGACCGTGGCGTTCCGTGACATCAACCCGCAGGCGCCCACCCACATCCTGGTCATCCCCAAGGTCCACTACCGGGACGCGGCAACGCTCGCCGCCGCCGAGCCCGCCATCACGGCGGACATGCTGCGCGAGACCGGCGTGGTCGCGGGCGAGGAGCAGCTGGAGAGCTACCGCGTCGTCTTCAACACCGGCAGCGGCGCGGGCCAGACCGTCTTCCACGCGCACGCCCACCTCCTGGGCGGCCGCGGCATGCACTGGCCCCCGGGGTAACCGACGTTGTCCGTACGTGAATTGGTGGTCCTCGGCACCGCCAGCCAGGTCCCGACCCGGCACCGCAACCACAACGGCTATCTGCTGCGCTGGGACGGCGAGGGACTGCTCTTCGACCCCGGCGAGGGCACGCAGCGCCAGATGCTGCGTGCCGGGGTCGCCGCGCACGACCTGCACCGGATCTGTGTCACCCACTTCCACGGCGACCACTCGCTCGGACTCGCCGGCGTGATCCAGCGCATCAACCTCGACCGTGTACCGCACGAGGTGACCGCGCACTACCCGCGCTCCGGGCAGCGGTTCTTCGACCGGCTGCGCTATGCCACGGCCTACCGCGAGACCGTCGAGCTGGTGGAAGCGCCGGTCGAGGCGGACGGCGTGCTCGCGGCGACGCCCGCGTACACCCTGGAGGCCCGCAGGCTCTCCCACCCCGTCGAGTCCTTCGGATACCGGCTGGTCGAGCCGGACGGGCGGCGGATGCTGCCGGAGCGGCTCGCCGAGCGGGGCATCAAGGGGCCCGACGTCGGGCGGCTGCAGCGGGAGGGCTCGCTGGGCGGGGTCACCCTCGACGACGTCAGCGAGGTGCGGCGCGGTCAGCGGTTCGCGTTCGTCATGGACACCCGGATGTGCGAGGGGGTGGGCGCTCTCGCGGAGGGGTGCGATCTGCTCGTCATCGAGTCCACCTTCCTCGTCGAGGACGAGCTACTCGCCGTCGAGCACGGGCATTTGACCGCCGGTCAGGCGGGACGGGTGGCTAAGGAAGCGGGCGTACGGCATCTCGTGCTCACCCACTTCAGTCAGCGTTACTCCGAGCCCGAAGCCTTCGAGCGGCAGGCCCGCGCCGCCGGGTTCGAGGGGGAGCTGACGGTGGCGCACGATCTGGTCAGGGTGCCGGTTCCGAAGCGTCGCTGAGCGGGGTCCGGGTTGGGGTTTCGAGGCGCCGGTGAGCGCGGTCCGAGTGCCGGTTTCCGGAGTGCCAGGGAAACGACCGTACGATGCTTCGATGCCCCTCCCCAAAGCAGAACTGCACCTCCACATCGAAGGCACCCTCGAACCCGAGCTCGCCTTCGCGCTCGCCGCGCGCAACGGCGTCACGCTGCCGTACGCGGACACCGAGGAGCTGCGCAAGGCGTATCTCTTCGACGACCTCCAGTCGTTCCTGAACCTGTACTACGAG
This genomic interval from Streptomyces dengpaensis contains the following:
- a CDS encoding nitronate monooxygenase, whose translation is MSSALTDLFPYPIVQAPMAGGVSVPRLAAAVSEAGGLGFLAAGYKTADGMYQEIKQVRGLTGRPFGVNVFMPQPEFADAATVQVYASQLAGEAAWYETELGDPDSGRDDGYDAKLAVLLDNPVPVVSFHFGVPTRDVLLSLRRAGTFTLVTATTAEEALAVERAGADAVIAQGVEAGGHQGTHRDNPETDGTGIGLLSLIAQVRETVQIPIVAAGGIMRGSQIAAALAAGANAAQLGTAFLATPESGANAVHKQALTNPLFVRTELTRAFSGRPARGLVNRFLREHGPYAPAAYPEIHHLTSPLRKAAAAAGDAQGMALWAGQGHRMARELPAGQLVEVLNTELLAARTALTTALSETPGQDGGAVR
- a CDS encoding MBL fold metallo-hydrolase — its product is MSVTWEELGWEMLAPRVGRRRLPVWDCTAGLVVGEGAALMIDAGSSLAEGARLRTETRRLLGGGRRVTHLALTHPHFDHVFGAAAFAGVEVFGAVGLDAVLAYEREREALRADAVRNGLDPRDAAEAADLLVRPRHLVCGEWTLDLGGGVQVLLANVGPAHTAHDLAILVSGTPDSPEVVFCGDLVEESGEPQAGPDAVPSHWPVALDRLLDLGGENAVYVPGHGAAVNAAFVHAQRDALAARFGVS
- a CDS encoding ribonuclease Z: MSVRELVVLGTASQVPTRHRNHNGYLLRWDGEGLLFDPGEGTQRQMLRAGVAAHDLHRICVTHFHGDHSLGLAGVIQRINLDRVPHEVTAHYPRSGQRFFDRLRYATAYRETVELVEAPVEADGVLAATPAYTLEARRLSHPVESFGYRLVEPDGRRMLPERLAERGIKGPDVGRLQREGSLGGVTLDDVSEVRRGQRFAFVMDTRMCEGVGALAEGCDLLVIESTFLVEDELLAVEHGHLTAGQAGRVAKEAGVRHLVLTHFSQRYSEPEAFERQARAAGFEGELTVAHDLVRVPVPKRR
- the hrcA gene encoding heat-inducible transcriptional repressor HrcA, with translation MLSERRLEVLRAIVQDYVGTEEPVGSKALTERHRLGVSPATVRNDMAALEDEGYIAQPHTSAGRIPTDKGYRLFVDKLAGVKPMTAPERRAIQNFLDGAVDLDDVVARTVRLLAQLTRQVAVVQYPSLTRSTVRHVELLSLAPARLMLVLITDTGRVEQRMIDCPAPFGETSLADLRARLNSRITGRRFTDVPQLVQDLPDSFDAEDRGTVATVLSTLLETLVEETEERLMIGGTANLTRFGHDFPLTIRPVLEALEEQVVLLKLLGEAGDSGMTVKIGHENAYEGLNSTSVVSVGYGSGGEAVAKLGVVGPTRMDYPGTMGAVRAVARYVGQILAES
- a CDS encoding histidine triad nucleotide-binding protein, yielding MAGEPQDDCLFCKIVAGHIPATVVRETDTTVAFRDINPQAPTHILVIPKVHYRDAATLAAAEPAITADMLRETGVVAGEEQLESYRVVFNTGSGAGQTVFHAHAHLLGGRGMHWPPG
- a CDS encoding S41 family peptidase, which gives rise to MTESAPSAYLRFPHLHGELVVFTAEDDVWAAPLDGGGRAWRISADNTPVNHPRISPDGMTVAWTSTRDGAPEVHAASLEGGPSQRLTYWGSAKTQVRGWTPDGQVLALSAQGQASLRRSWARAVPLDGGPATTLPYGPVGDVAHGGPGVVLLSAPMGREAAWWKRYRGGTAGKLWIDRGVRDGEGAGEFVRLHEELDGNLEYPVWVGERIAFLSDHEGVGALYSSLADGSDLRRHTPGGGTSRSWGSPRSSEAESGGEAESGGGFYARHAASDGTRVVYASAGELWLLDDLEGAEPRRLDLRLGGQRVDQQPHPVNASRWFSAGVPDHTGRGSALSVRGAVHWVTHRSGPARALAAEPGVRARLPRTFRADGEEHVVWVTDAEGDDALEFAPATGVAPGATPRRLAAGQLGRVLGLAMAPDGSRAAVASHDGRVLLVERESGEVREVDRSEDGEITGLVFSPDSAWLAWSHPGPRPLRQLKLANTTDLSVTEATPLRFRDYAPAFTLDGKHLAFLSARSFDPVYDEHVFDLAFVGGSRPYLITLAATTPSPFGPQRHGRPFEAPDKDETPDSEGAPATRIDLDGLADRIVPFPVEAARYSTLRAAKDGVLWLRHPVRGVLGASRATPDDPDPKTELERYDLVQQRIEYLAADADHFAVSGDGKRVLLWADGKLKVVPSDRRASNDDESDTNITVDLSRVQRTVDPVAEWRQMYEETGRLMRDNFWRPDLGGVDWDAVLDRYRPVLERVATHDDLVDLLWEVQGELGTSHAYVTPRGGWGGGDREQGLLGADISRHADGSWRIDRILPSETSDPQARAPLAAPGVAVRAGDAIVAVGGQPVDPVAGPGPLLVGTAGKPVELTISPSGGGDPRHAVVVPLADEEPLRYHAWVADRRAYVHERSGGRLGYLHVPDMVGSGWAQLHRDLRVEVAREGLVVDVRENRGGHTSQLVVEKLARRIVGWDVPRGVRPYSYPEDAPRGPVVAVANEFSGSDGDIVNAAIKALGIGPVVGTRTWGGVIGIDSRYRLVDGTLVTQPKYAFWLEGYEWSVENHGVDPDVEVVQTPQDYAAGRDPQLDEAIRIALAALSENPAKAAPALPPL
- a CDS encoding VOC family protein gives rise to the protein MELAQVRLLVSDFAACYRFYGEVLGLKPQSGATEGPYEKFSPAAGSAGIALQDRAAMAEVLGELGESATGHRSLVVLRVDDLDAYCEQITSRGATVLHGPVLLTDRMRVAHLKDPEGNLVELQQWLLLSG
- a CDS encoding 16S rRNA (uracil(1498)-N(3))-methyltransferase; this encodes MTAPVFVAEHFNAGAGARYVLDGPEGRHAVSVKRLRPGESVVLTDGAGRWAECEVVGTEGKDRLIVDVHAVSEEPEESPRITVVQALPKGDRGELAVETMTETGVDAIVPWAASRCITQWKGERGLKALAKWRATAREAGKQSRRVRFPEIADAMTTKQVAALLATADLAAVLHEDTELGTEPFATAELPASGEIVLVVGPEGGISPEEVRLFTEAGARTFHLGRTVLRTSTAGTVATALLLARTGRWY
- the dnaJ gene encoding molecular chaperone DnaJ, producing the protein MATDYYAVLGVRRDASQDEIKKAFRRLARELHPDVNPDPKTQERFKEINAAYEVLSDPQKKQVYDLGGDPLSQSGGAGAGAGGFGAGGFGNFSDIMDAFFGTASQRGPRSRTRRGQDAMIRLEIDLDEAAFGTTKDIQVDTAVVCNSCNGEGAAPGTSAQTCDMCRGRGEVSQVTRSFLGQVMTSRPCPQCQGFGTVVPTPCPECAGDGRVRSRRTLTVKIPAGVDNGTRIQLAGEGEVGPGGGPAGDLYVEIHELPHAVFQRRGDDLHCTVTIPMTAATLGTKVPLETLDGLEEVDIRPGTQSGQSIPLHGRGVTHLRGGGRGDLIVHVEVMTPTKLDPEQERLLRELAKLRGEERPTGQFQPGQQGLFSRLKDAFNGR